In Sulfitobacter sp. OXR-159, one DNA window encodes the following:
- a CDS encoding Na+/H+ antiporter subunit E translates to MMRPIRWLLPHPFLTLLLTVVWVLLQNKFSAGMLVFGLILGIVIPVLTARWWTDRPQGIRPLRMIAYVILVLWDIIIANIQVAWIILTKSNASMSPAWVVVPLDLKEPEAITILAGTITLTPGTVSADLSDNGRYLLVHALDATDPDAVRDEIKDRYERRLKEIFV, encoded by the coding sequence ATGATGCGACCTATCCGTTGGCTCTTGCCGCACCCGTTTCTGACCCTACTGCTGACAGTGGTCTGGGTCCTGCTGCAAAACAAATTCAGCGCGGGCATGCTGGTCTTTGGTCTGATCCTCGGGATCGTGATCCCGGTGCTGACCGCGCGTTGGTGGACCGACCGGCCCCAAGGCATTCGCCCGCTGCGCATGATCGCCTATGTGATCTTGGTCCTGTGGGATATCATCATCGCCAATATCCAAGTGGCATGGATCATCCTGACCAAATCCAACGCCAGCATGTCGCCCGCCTGGGTTGTCGTGCCGCTGGACCTGAAAGAACCCGAAGCGATCACGATTCTTGCGGGCACCATCACCTTGACCCCCGGCACAGTCTCGGCGGATCTGTCGGACAACGGGCGCTACCTGCTGGTGCACGCGCTGGACGCCACTGACCCCGACGCCGTGCGCGATGAGATCAAAGACCGCTACGAACGCCGCTTGAAGGAGATTTTCGTATGA
- a CDS encoding monovalent cation/H+ antiporter subunit D, whose translation MTHWLILPIVLPAFIAPFIILAARYHITIQRVLSLFGALALVAVGLGLSVEAASGDVMLYRLSDWAAPFGIVLVGDRLSTLMVTLTAVLALFVLLYVIGSKWDERGRHFHALFQFQLMGIMGAFLTGDLFNLFVFFEVLLIASYGLMIHAGGTPRLRAGVQYVLYNLLGSTLFLFALGAIYAETGTLNMADLAQRVALIDTGATVGIRIAAVLLLMVFAVKAAVVPLHFWLPSSYAEAPGPVAALFAIMTKVGAYAIIRVYTLIFPPDLAATVDLHTTWLLPAALLSLALGMIGVLAAKQLDRMVAFSVIGSMGMVMISIALFTPEGIAAALYYIVHSTLAAGALFLIADLARAGRDNLDLTAQPQVAGAKLTSALFFVAAIAMVGVPPLSGFLGKLLIMDAAAENDYWVWIWAVILGASLLSLVGFGRAGSVVFWKSRSVTPQEGATPAEAPSALSYVAVGGLLALLVAHTLLAGPATQYATAISNQLFGPERYLSTVLETPGKLSDGKEEAH comes from the coding sequence ATGACCCATTGGCTGATCCTGCCCATCGTGCTGCCCGCATTTATTGCGCCCTTCATCATTTTGGCCGCACGCTACCACATCACCATCCAACGGGTGTTGTCGCTGTTCGGGGCGCTCGCGTTGGTCGCCGTGGGGCTTGGCCTGTCGGTCGAGGCGGCGAGCGGCGATGTCATGCTCTACCGTCTCAGCGATTGGGCCGCGCCCTTTGGCATCGTGCTGGTGGGCGACCGTCTGTCGACGCTGATGGTCACGCTGACGGCGGTGCTGGCGCTCTTCGTGCTGCTTTACGTGATCGGCTCGAAATGGGACGAACGCGGACGGCATTTTCACGCGCTGTTCCAGTTCCAGTTGATGGGGATCATGGGGGCGTTCCTGACGGGCGACCTTTTCAACCTCTTCGTCTTTTTCGAAGTGCTGCTGATCGCTTCCTACGGGTTGATGATCCACGCCGGCGGCACGCCGCGGCTGCGGGCCGGGGTGCAATATGTGCTCTATAACCTCTTGGGCTCGACGCTGTTCCTCTTTGCGCTTGGCGCGATCTATGCCGAGACGGGGACGCTCAACATGGCCGATCTGGCGCAGCGTGTGGCGCTGATTGATACCGGCGCGACCGTGGGCATTCGCATCGCGGCGGTGCTGCTTTTGATGGTCTTCGCGGTCAAAGCTGCCGTGGTGCCGCTGCACTTCTGGCTCCCGTCGAGCTATGCCGAAGCACCCGGCCCTGTGGCGGCGCTTTTCGCGATCATGACCAAGGTCGGCGCCTATGCAATCATCCGCGTCTATACGCTGATCTTCCCGCCAGACCTTGCCGCCACGGTGGACCTGCACACAACATGGCTGCTGCCTGCCGCGCTGCTGTCGCTGGCGCTTGGCATGATCGGCGTGCTGGCGGCCAAGCAGTTGGACCGAATGGTCGCCTTTTCGGTGATTGGGTCGATGGGCATGGTGATGATTTCTATCGCGCTGTTCACGCCCGAAGGGATCGCCGCGGCGCTTTATTATATCGTGCATTCGACGCTGGCCGCAGGCGCGTTGTTCCTGATCGCCGATCTGGCGCGGGCGGGTCGGGACAATCTTGATCTGACGGCGCAGCCGCAGGTGGCGGGGGCCAAGCTGACCTCGGCCCTGTTCTTTGTCGCGGCTATCGCCATGGTCGGCGTGCCGCCGCTTTCGGGTTTTCTGGGCAAGTTGCTGATCATGGATGCTGCTGCCGAGAATGATTACTGGGTCTGGATCTGGGCCGTGATCTTAGGCGCGAGCCTTTTGAGCCTTGTCGGCTTTGGTCGCGCGGGCAGCGTGGTCTTCTGGAAATCTCGCAGCGTCACGCCGCAAGAGGGGGCCACCCCCGCCGAGGCGCCCTCGGCGCTGAGCTATGTTGCGGTCGGTGGCCTTCTGGCGCTACTGGTCGCGCATACGCTGCTGGCGGGCCCGGCCACGCAATATGCCACGGCGATCTCAAACCAACTGTTCGGCCCGGAACGCTATCTGAGCACCGTGCTAGAGACCCCCGGCAAACTGTCGGACGGCAAAGAGGAGGCCCATTGA
- a CDS encoding Na+/H+ antiporter subunit C yields the protein MELLVASAIGILTASGLYLVLRLRSFPVIMGTSLLTYAVNVFLFASGRLTVGAPPILTDAARYTDPLPQALVLTAIVISFGMTAVVVMIALGAYLGNNDDHVDDPLTDIKAEDRT from the coding sequence ATGGAACTTCTCGTCGCATCCGCCATCGGCATCCTGACGGCCTCTGGCCTCTACCTCGTGCTGCGCTTGCGGAGTTTTCCCGTCATCATGGGCACATCGCTGCTGACCTATGCGGTGAACGTGTTTCTCTTTGCCTCGGGCCGTTTGACCGTGGGCGCGCCGCCGATCCTCACGGATGCCGCGCGCTATACCGATCCGCTGCCCCAAGCGCTGGTGCTGACCGCCATCGTGATTTCATTCGGCATGACCGCCGTGGTGGTGATGATCGCGCTTGGCGCCTATCTGGGCAACAATGACGACCATGTCGACGACCCGCTGACCGATATCAAGGCGGAGGACCGCACATGA